The following are encoded together in the Cyanobacterium aponinum PCC 10605 genome:
- a CDS encoding isoprenyl transferase has product MNLKQNLIELPSDLNAKIIPHHVAVIMDGNGRWAKRRGFPRIVGHQKGVDTLKSLLRCCDDWGIKVLTAYAFSTENWGRPVTEVEFLLTLFERVLRKELAQMMEKNVKIRFIGDLKALPESLQAEIYHSMEETKYNKGIKFNIATNYGSRQEILQACRTIASSVQEGKINLEDIDEELFESHLYTNGLESPDLLIRTSGEMRLSNFLLWQMAYSEIYVTNTLWPDFNREEFHLALLNYQQRDRRFGKVKE; this is encoded by the coding sequence ATGAATTTAAAACAGAATCTAATTGAATTGCCTTCGGATTTGAATGCAAAAATAATTCCTCATCATGTAGCAGTGATAATGGATGGTAATGGGCGTTGGGCAAAACGTCGGGGTTTCCCTCGTATTGTAGGACATCAAAAAGGTGTTGACACTCTGAAAAGTTTATTACGTTGTTGTGACGATTGGGGTATTAAAGTTTTAACTGCCTATGCTTTTTCTACGGAAAACTGGGGAAGGCCTGTAACTGAGGTAGAATTTCTCTTAACTCTTTTTGAAAGGGTTTTAAGAAAAGAATTAGCACAGATGATGGAAAAAAATGTCAAAATCCGTTTTATCGGTGATTTAAAGGCTTTACCAGAGTCTTTACAGGCAGAAATCTATCATTCAATGGAAGAGACTAAATATAATAAGGGTATTAAGTTTAATATTGCTACTAATTATGGTAGTCGTCAGGAAATTCTCCAAGCCTGTCGTACGATCGCATCTTCTGTTCAAGAGGGTAAAATAAATTTAGAAGATATAGACGAGGAATTATTTGAAAGTCATCTTTACACTAACGGCTTAGAATCCCCAGATTTATTAATTCGTACCAGTGGTGAAATGCGTTTGAGTAACTTTTTGTTATGGCAAATGGCATACAGCGAAATTTATGTAACTAATACTCTGTGGCCTGATTTTAATCGGGAAGAATTCCATCTGGCTTTGCTCAATTATCAACAAAGAGACAGACGTTTCGGCAAGGTGAAAGAATAA
- a CDS encoding ATP phosphoribosyltransferase regulatory subunit, with amino-acid sequence MIHQAPAGARDLLPLEVAQKSWINDRLQEVFQRWGYKRIVTSTIEWVDTLMAGGAIEPSTVVQLQNIGEGRLGLRPELTASIARAAVNRLSNQTIQRLCYRANVFRNPPAGHHGKQLEFYQAGVELLYAEGVLADGEIILLLINCLQSLGIEGAQLLLGDAGLTRSLLNTFPCAFREQILDAIASLDRVKLQKLDLEDNLKSKALQLFDLRGNPQEVLARVADFDLDETAQKAVNHLQSLMDLINHSCEKPLPITLDLSLIQTFDYYTGIVFEIVQVMGNKPYVLGQGGRYDQLLEVYHPQKKNAPGIGFCFNIQDLHNCLLNSPNLPQSTPPSDWLVIPTNIKASNSAFAYAQKLRNTNHIVRVEIDLKMRTPDEIRNYALEEGISYLAWVDENGNAKIETAN; translated from the coding sequence ATGATTCATCAAGCACCCGCCGGAGCAAGAGATTTACTACCTTTAGAAGTAGCCCAAAAAAGTTGGATTAATGATCGCTTACAAGAGGTTTTCCAGCGTTGGGGATACAAAAGAATCGTCACTTCTACCATTGAATGGGTGGATACTCTGATGGCGGGAGGGGCGATCGAACCTTCTACTGTAGTTCAACTGCAAAACATTGGTGAGGGGCGTTTAGGTTTACGCCCTGAGTTAACTGCTTCTATTGCTAGGGCGGCGGTTAATCGTCTCAGCAATCAAACCATTCAAAGACTTTGTTATCGAGCAAATGTATTTCGTAATCCCCCTGCAGGACATCATGGCAAACAATTAGAATTTTATCAAGCAGGAGTCGAGTTATTATACGCTGAAGGTGTTTTGGCCGATGGGGAGATTATCTTACTGTTGATTAATTGTTTACAATCTTTGGGCATTGAGGGCGCACAATTACTTTTAGGGGATGCAGGTTTAACCCGCTCATTGCTTAATACTTTTCCTTGTGCTTTTCGTGAACAAATTTTAGATGCGATCGCATCTTTAGATCGAGTTAAGTTACAAAAACTAGATTTAGAAGACAATCTCAAATCTAAGGCACTACAACTATTCGATTTAAGAGGAAATCCCCAAGAAGTATTAGCCAGAGTTGCCGACTTTGACTTAGACGAAACCGCCCAAAAAGCCGTTAATCATTTACAGTCATTGATGGATTTAATCAATCATAGCTGTGAAAAACCCCTACCTATAACCTTAGATTTAAGTTTAATTCAGACTTTTGACTACTATACGGGTATTGTTTTCGAGATAGTCCAAGTTATGGGCAATAAACCCTATGTATTAGGGCAAGGGGGAAGATACGATCAACTTTTGGAAGTGTATCACCCTCAGAAAAAGAATGCTCCCGGTATCGGTTTTTGTTTTAACATTCAAGACTTACATAATTGCTTATTAAATAGCCCTAATTTACCTCAAAGTACTCCCCCCAGTGATTGGTTAGTGATACCTACCAACATAAAAGCATCAAATTCAGCTTTTGCTTATGCCCAAAAATTGAGAAATACTAACCACATCGTCAGAGTGGAAATTGACCTAAAAATGCGCACTCCTGATGAAATTCGGAACTATGCCCTTGAGGAGGGTATTTCCTACCTAGCATGGGTTGATGAAAATGGGAATGCAAAAATTGAAACGGCTAATTAG
- the recJ gene encoding single-stranded-DNA-specific exonuclease RecJ — protein sequence MTHNLPRQRWKFYPSQPHIVTDIVKHFGVSPIMAQVIANRGIDDIDSAQAYITPETVNLPSPLAEFPDLPHSIQLLKDAIASGAKIAICGDYDADGMTSTALLIRALKHLEAKVDYAIPSRMKDGYGINERIVEEFKQEGVSLILTVDNGISAYNPIKRAKELGLKVIITDHHDLPEKLPPADAILNPKLLPETSPYYGLAGVGVAYVLGVCLAQSLGKLDGLTKSLLELYTIGTIADLAPLTGVNRRWLKRGLKLLPKSDILGIQALSKCAGLTEEKKQLHSDDIGFKLGPRVNAIGRLDDPQIVIELFTTDDEQIAITKALQCEQTNHTRQELCKQIEKEAIEIIETKPIKWQEDRVLLIINNHWHHGVIGIVASRLVERYGVPVFIGTYEDEEPSIIRGSARGIEEYNIFSALQYCDDLLKKYGGHKAAGGFSFEAKNLDLIHQRLKEFSYQCLLPEYLKPLIKIDTQITFEQITFKLLQEIESLYPWGIENKAPIFWTPQVEIKSERITKTGEHLQLFISDGTRELKAIAWRWAVYSPLPKIVDIAYKLKENEWQGEKSIQLELVGIRQNL from the coding sequence ATGACACATAATTTACCCCGTCAACGTTGGAAATTTTATCCTTCTCAACCTCACATCGTTACAGATATTGTTAAGCACTTTGGGGTTTCTCCCATCATGGCACAGGTTATCGCTAATCGTGGCATTGACGATATAGACTCCGCCCAAGCCTATATCACCCCCGAAACTGTTAACTTACCTTCTCCCCTCGCAGAGTTTCCCGATTTACCCCATAGTATTCAATTATTAAAAGATGCGATCGCATCTGGGGCAAAAATAGCTATCTGTGGAGACTATGATGCAGACGGGATGACCAGTACAGCTTTACTGATTAGAGCCTTAAAACACCTTGAAGCAAAAGTAGATTATGCTATTCCCAGTCGTATGAAAGACGGTTATGGTATTAATGAACGTATTGTCGAAGAATTTAAGCAAGAAGGAGTAAGTTTAATTCTGACGGTAGATAATGGTATTTCTGCTTATAATCCCATCAAAAGGGCAAAAGAATTAGGTTTAAAGGTTATTATAACCGACCATCATGACCTCCCAGAAAAATTACCCCCTGCCGATGCTATTCTCAATCCCAAACTTCTCCCGGAAACTTCTCCCTATTATGGATTAGCAGGAGTCGGAGTAGCTTATGTATTAGGAGTTTGTTTGGCTCAATCTTTAGGAAAATTAGACGGTTTAACTAAATCTCTTTTAGAATTATACACCATAGGTACGATCGCAGATCTTGCCCCTTTAACTGGGGTGAATCGCCGTTGGTTAAAAAGAGGTTTAAAACTACTTCCTAAATCAGATATTCTAGGAATTCAAGCCCTAAGTAAATGTGCAGGATTAACGGAAGAAAAAAAACAGTTGCATTCTGATGATATAGGTTTTAAATTAGGGCCAAGAGTCAATGCTATCGGTAGATTAGATGACCCACAAATTGTCATTGAATTATTCACCACCGATGACGAACAAATCGCCATTACTAAAGCATTGCAATGTGAGCAAACTAATCATACTCGTCAAGAATTATGCAAACAAATCGAAAAAGAAGCCATAGAAATTATCGAAACAAAACCAATTAAATGGCAAGAAGATCGAGTATTATTAATTATTAATAATCATTGGCATCATGGTGTAATTGGCATCGTTGCCTCTCGTTTAGTAGAACGTTATGGAGTGCCAGTTTTTATCGGTACTTATGAAGATGAAGAACCAAGTATAATAAGAGGTTCAGCGAGAGGAATTGAAGAATATAATATATTTTCTGCTTTACAATATTGTGATGATTTATTAAAGAAATATGGGGGTCATAAAGCCGCAGGAGGTTTTAGTTTTGAAGCGAAAAACTTAGATTTAATTCATCAACGTTTAAAAGAATTTTCTTATCAATGCTTACTACCTGAATATTTAAAACCTTTAATTAAAATAGATACTCAAATAACCTTTGAACAAATAACCTTCAAATTATTACAAGAAATTGAGAGTTTATACCCTTGGGGTATTGAAAATAAAGCCCCGATTTTTTGGACTCCCCAAGTAGAAATCAAGTCTGAAAGAATTACTAAAACAGGAGAGCATTTACAACTATTTATTTCTGATGGTACAAGAGAACTAAAAGCGATCGCATGGCGTTGGGCGGTATATTCACCTCTACCTAAAATAGTGGATATTGCCTATAAACTAAAAGAAAATGAATGGCAAGGAGAAAAATCTATTCAACTAGAATTAGTTGGCATCCGACAAAATCTTTGA
- a CDS encoding LmeA family phospholipid-binding protein, whose amino-acid sequence MLLGKFDTIGEKTINKIAEMAFKSQIKSAKYLSVQVKTNPQQLAKGILESLDIDGNGLMMRENLPLEKMRITLNDIAVSPFKALMGNVELTQPSRGKARIILNETDIETILNVDNLNSKLGQYPTASKVFFKRVDFRILSDGRIAIKAKLKEQNSNKLESICLIIKPRICQHKKGIILDEFACTQGESWSATVVKILLAEVGKVLNLENLLIDGIYLQVDKISISEGKLNLFANAGITHLPKSKK is encoded by the coding sequence ATGTTACTGGGCAAATTCGACACTATTGGGGAAAAAACTATCAATAAAATTGCGGAAATGGCTTTTAAAAGTCAAATCAAATCTGCTAAATACCTAAGTGTACAAGTAAAAACAAATCCACAACAATTAGCCAAGGGAATTTTAGAATCATTAGATATTGATGGAAATGGTTTAATGATGCGGGAAAATCTCCCTTTGGAAAAAATGAGAATCACCCTCAATGATATTGCTGTTAGTCCTTTTAAGGCTTTAATGGGAAATGTGGAATTAACCCAACCTAGTCGAGGAAAAGCCCGTATTATTCTTAACGAAACAGATATTGAAACAATCTTAAATGTTGATAATCTTAATAGTAAATTAGGACAATACCCTACCGCATCAAAAGTATTTTTTAAAAGAGTAGATTTTCGGATTTTGTCTGATGGTAGAATTGCGATTAAAGCTAAATTAAAAGAACAAAATAGTAATAAATTAGAGAGTATTTGTTTAATTATAAAGCCTCGTATTTGTCAGCATAAAAAAGGTATTATTTTAGATGAATTTGCTTGTACTCAAGGAGAAAGTTGGTCAGCAACAGTAGTAAAGATTTTATTAGCAGAAGTGGGAAAAGTTTTAAATTTAGAAAATTTATTAATAGATGGAATTTATTTACAAGTAGATAAAATTAGCATCTCAGAAGGCAAACTTAATTTATTTGCTAACGCCGGTATTACTCATCTACCTAAATCAAAGAAGTAG
- a CDS encoding exopolysaccharide biosynthesis protein has product MSKLSQELNDYFFVQEREEKITLEEILSLAGERIFGFLLVILSLPSALPIPAPGYSIPFGILIFLLAIQLVIGHKTPWLPDKMLKGAMKTSTARKFVQMGLPWLKRIENLTKPRLTYICTSFSGRIVIGIAIALMAISMMIPIPGTNTAPAMGIFVTAFGMQEDDGFIVLAGLSLCLIAGVVSASIIFATIWGGLSIIDWIEQYFKK; this is encoded by the coding sequence ATGTCCAAATTGTCTCAAGAATTAAACGACTATTTTTTTGTACAAGAAAGGGAAGAAAAAATTACCCTAGAGGAGATATTAAGCCTTGCAGGGGAGAGAATATTTGGTTTTCTCTTAGTGATTTTATCGCTACCTTCTGCTTTACCCATACCTGCTCCGGGCTATTCTATCCCCTTTGGGATTTTGATTTTTTTATTGGCGATTCAGTTAGTAATTGGGCATAAAACTCCTTGGTTGCCAGATAAAATGCTTAAAGGGGCTATGAAAACCAGCACTGCTCGTAAGTTTGTGCAAATGGGTTTACCTTGGTTAAAAAGAATTGAGAATTTAACAAAACCTCGTCTTACCTATATTTGTACTAGCTTTTCAGGAAGAATTGTGATTGGAATTGCGATCGCACTTATGGCTATTTCCATGATGATACCAATTCCAGGCACTAATACCGCTCCTGCTATGGGTATTTTTGTTACTGCTTTTGGGATGCAGGAGGATGATGGTTTTATTGTTTTAGCGGGATTAAGTCTTTGTTTAATTGCGGGAGTCGTTTCTGCCTCTATTATTTTTGCAACTATTTGGGGAGGCTTGAGTATTATTGATTGGATTGAGCAATACTTTAAGAAATAG
- a CDS encoding aldo/keto reductase yields the protein MNFIIESKIKVAENLHLSPMGCGTWAWGNRFLWGYEPEMDTQLQETFNLLVSQGVTWFDTGDSYGTGKLNGRSETLLGKFSREYQGDHQSEIAIATKLAVYPWRLTPQSMINACEKSAQRLGRKVDLVQLHWSPAKYLPWQEKPLLEGLARLSNQGLVKAVGLSNYGAKNLLSAYEFFRERGVKISTLQVQYSLLSTYPFVKLRLKELCQQLDIKIIAYSPLTLGLLTGKYRDLNHLPSGARRGLFKQLLPAIKPLLLTLDAIASDNGKTMAQTAINWCICKGTIPIPGAKNPLQARENLGALGWRLSRGEVEELERVALGLNKQMIQNIFQTR from the coding sequence ATGAATTTTATTATTGAATCAAAAATTAAAGTAGCAGAAAATTTACATTTGTCCCCGATGGGTTGCGGTACTTGGGCTTGGGGAAATCGTTTTCTCTGGGGTTATGAGCCAGAAATGGATACTCAGTTACAGGAAACTTTTAATTTGCTGGTATCTCAAGGGGTTACTTGGTTTGATACTGGGGACTCTTATGGTACAGGTAAACTAAATGGGCGTAGTGAGACTTTATTAGGTAAGTTTAGCAGAGAGTATCAGGGGGATCATCAATCTGAAATTGCGATCGCAACTAAGTTGGCTGTATATCCTTGGCGTTTGACACCCCAATCAATGATTAATGCTTGTGAAAAATCCGCTCAAAGGTTGGGTAGAAAAGTTGATTTAGTACAATTGCATTGGTCTCCTGCAAAATATCTCCCTTGGCAAGAAAAGCCTTTATTAGAGGGTTTAGCAAGATTATCCAATCAAGGATTAGTGAAGGCAGTTGGGTTGTCTAATTATGGAGCAAAAAATCTGTTGAGTGCTTATGAATTTTTCCGAGAAAGAGGAGTGAAAATTAGTACCTTACAAGTGCAGTATTCTCTCCTTTCTACTTATCCTTTTGTCAAATTGCGCTTAAAGGAATTATGTCAGCAGTTGGATATTAAAATTATTGCCTATAGCCCCTTAACTTTAGGGCTTTTAACGGGAAAATACCGAGATTTGAACCATTTACCCTCTGGAGCTCGTCGTGGCTTATTTAAACAGTTATTACCTGCGATTAAACCTCTTTTATTGACCCTAGATGCGATCGCATCTGATAATGGAAAAACCATGGCACAAACAGCTATTAACTGGTGTATTTGTAAAGGTACAATTCCTATACCGGGGGCAAAAAATCCCCTTCAGGCGAGGGAAAATTTAGGGGCATTGGGATGGCGTTTGTCGAGAGGGGAAGTAGAAGAATTAGAGAGAGTGGCTTTAGGTTTAAATAAACAAATGATTCAAAATATTTTTCAAACCCGTTAG
- the argH gene encoding argininosuccinate lyase, with protein MTKQQTWSDRFETSLNPIIAEFNASIGFDIELIEYDLTGSMAHAKMLGLTGIITPEEAETLIRGLSQIRQEYRDGNFNPGIEQEDVHFAVERRLTEIVGDVGKKLHTGRSRNDQVGTDIRLYLRDQIRQIQDLLREWQKALLNHAEKHIETLIPGYTHLQRAQPISLAHHLMAYCQMAQRDWERLEQIYDRTNVSPLGCGALAGTTFPIDRHFSAQELDFASIYENSLDGVSDRDFAIEFLCASSLIMVHLSRISEELILWASQEFSFITLKDNCSTGSSIMPQKKNPDIPELVRGKTGRVFGHLQALLTIMKGLPLAYNKDLQEDKEGIFDTVKTVKGSLTAMTILMSEGLEFRTQRLAEAVDEDFSNATDVADYLASKGVPFREAYNLVGKVVKTSLAANKLLKDLTLEEWKQLHPAFESDIYEAIKPKQVVSARNSYGGTGFAQIKDAIANLKEKMVV; from the coding sequence GTGACTAAACAACAAACTTGGAGCGATCGCTTTGAAACGTCTTTAAATCCTATTATTGCGGAATTTAATGCGAGTATTGGCTTTGATATTGAATTAATTGAGTATGATCTCACTGGTTCTATGGCTCATGCTAAAATGCTTGGGTTAACAGGAATTATCACCCCAGAAGAAGCAGAAACACTAATTAGAGGATTAAGCCAAATTCGTCAAGAATATAGAGATGGTAATTTTAACCCCGGTATTGAGCAAGAAGATGTACATTTTGCTGTAGAAAGAAGACTCACAGAAATTGTGGGAGATGTAGGTAAAAAGTTACACACTGGTAGATCTCGCAATGACCAAGTGGGTACAGATATAAGACTTTATTTGCGGGATCAAATTCGCCAAATTCAGGATTTATTGAGAGAGTGGCAAAAGGCACTATTAAACCACGCAGAAAAGCACATTGAAACCCTTATTCCCGGCTATACTCATTTACAACGGGCGCAACCCATTAGTTTAGCTCATCATTTAATGGCTTATTGTCAGATGGCGCAACGGGATTGGGAAAGATTAGAACAAATTTACGATCGCACCAATGTTTCTCCCCTCGGTTGTGGTGCATTGGCGGGTACAACTTTCCCCATAGATCGTCATTTTAGCGCCCAAGAATTAGATTTTGCCTCTATTTACGAAAATAGCTTAGATGGAGTGAGCGATCGAGACTTTGCCATTGAATTTCTTTGTGCCTCTAGCTTAATCATGGTGCATCTTAGCCGTATCAGTGAAGAATTGATTTTGTGGGCATCCCAAGAATTTAGCTTTATTACTCTCAAAGACAACTGCTCTACAGGATCAAGTATCATGCCTCAGAAGAAAAACCCTGATATTCCCGAATTAGTGAGAGGAAAAACGGGGCGAGTTTTCGGGCATTTACAGGCACTTTTAACCATTATGAAAGGTTTGCCCCTTGCTTATAACAAAGATTTACAAGAGGATAAAGAGGGCATTTTTGACACAGTAAAAACCGTTAAAGGTAGCTTAACCGCCATGACTATTTTAATGTCAGAAGGGCTGGAATTTCGCACCCAACGCCTCGCAGAAGCTGTTGACGAAGATTTTTCTAACGCCACCGATGTGGCTGACTATTTAGCCAGTAAAGGTGTACCTTTTCGTGAGGCTTATAACCTCGTGGGCAAAGTTGTTAAAACCAGTTTAGCGGCGAATAAGTTACTTAAGGATTTAACTCTCGAAGAATGGAAACAATTACACCCTGCTTTTGAGTCGGATATTTATGAAGCAATCAAACCTAAACAGGTAGTTTCTGCTCGTAATAGTTACGGTGGTACAGGTTTTGCACAAATAAAAGATGCGATCGCAAATTTGAAAGAAAAAATGGTGGTTTAA
- a CDS encoding DnaJ domain-containing protein, with product MLISDLKGGLFKYEVKDYYAILGLPISASPKDIRLRYLKLAYQLHPDTNQAETRENREKASTILSKLVNPAYENLYKDKLRKECQLIFSEISMRLAPMAKEMTLSGEIPKKLLREEANFNKMYQDLIETLAKEQYQDLSKLAVKIGLLSELNMIYLVRQKQGELGKVMGGASSNVEPKIAVSEPIITAAPEQSGNTGVSQQVEEKEEKVPVSRLEKLISSAKNHIEQFNPDAALFDLREAVKIDANSAVAHAMLGSVYLLQNNLPYGRIHINKAVGIDSNNPTVKKAQEELKQKEKKSSTGKTDGKKTESKGSDKEKSKDKKGKKEPPKIFGIPLW from the coding sequence ATGTTAATTTCCGATTTGAAAGGTGGATTGTTCAAGTACGAGGTAAAAGACTACTATGCCATTCTAGGTTTACCTATTTCTGCGAGTCCCAAGGATATTCGTTTGCGTTATTTAAAATTAGCTTATCAACTTCATCCAGACACCAATCAGGCTGAAACGAGGGAAAACAGAGAAAAAGCAAGTACCATTTTATCTAAATTGGTCAATCCAGCTTATGAAAATTTATATAAGGACAAACTAAGGAAAGAATGTCAACTTATCTTTTCTGAGATTTCTATGAGATTAGCACCTATGGCTAAAGAAATGACTCTTAGCGGTGAGATTCCCAAAAAATTATTGCGGGAAGAAGCTAATTTCAACAAAATGTATCAAGATTTAATTGAAACTTTGGCAAAAGAACAATATCAAGATTTAAGTAAATTAGCCGTCAAAATCGGTTTATTAAGCGAATTGAATATGATTTATTTAGTTCGTCAAAAACAAGGGGAATTGGGTAAAGTAATGGGTGGGGCTTCGTCTAATGTTGAGCCTAAAATTGCTGTTTCTGAGCCAATAATTACCGCCGCACCGGAGCAGTCTGGTAATACTGGTGTTTCTCAACAGGTAGAAGAAAAAGAGGAAAAAGTACCTGTTTCTCGTTTAGAAAAACTAATCAGTAGTGCGAAAAATCATATCGAGCAGTTTAACCCTGATGCGGCACTTTTTGACTTGAGAGAGGCGGTAAAAATAGATGCAAATAGTGCGGTGGCTCATGCTATGTTAGGTTCTGTTTATTTGCTCCAGAATAATTTGCCCTATGGACGTATTCATATTAATAAGGCTGTAGGTATTGATAGCAATAATCCTACCGTGAAAAAAGCTCAGGAAGAATTGAAACAGAAAGAGAAAAAATCCTCTACTGGAAAAACTGATGGTAAAAAAACAGAAAGTAAAGGTTCAGATAAAGAAAAATCTAAAGATAAAAAAGGTAAAAAAGAGCCACCCAAAATTTTTGGTATTCCTTTGTGGTAG
- the tsaD gene encoding tRNA (adenosine(37)-N6)-threonylcarbamoyltransferase complex transferase subunit TsaD gives MPTILAVESSCDETSVAIVTNRNVIANVVASQIKLHEQYGGVVPELASRRHLEMINPCIDQAMTESGLSWSDIDAIASTVTPGLVGSLIVGVTAAKTLAMVHNKPFLGIHHLEGHIYASYLGEPSLKPPFLCLLVSGGHTSLIHVIKSGVYKTIGSTRDDAAGEAFDKVARLLNLSYPGGPIIDKLAKEGNPHAFKLPEGKVSLPNNQGYHPYDSSFSGLKTAMLRLIQGLQKENLDSLPVADLCASFQYTVAQALTKRAIRACLDLNLDTIAVGGGVAANSALRNTLQAEAQNHNLQVFFPPLKYCTDNGAMIACAGEEHFINKMRSPLSLGVSSRMNLENIEQLYSVN, from the coding sequence ATGCCCACAATTTTAGCAGTTGAAAGTAGTTGTGATGAAACTAGCGTCGCCATTGTAACAAATCGTAATGTTATCGCTAATGTGGTGGCTTCGCAAATTAAATTACACGAGCAGTATGGCGGAGTTGTACCAGAGTTGGCTTCTCGTCGTCATTTAGAAATGATTAATCCTTGTATTGATCAAGCAATGACTGAATCTGGTTTATCATGGTCTGACATAGATGCGATCGCATCTACAGTGACTCCCGGGTTAGTGGGGTCTTTAATTGTGGGGGTTACGGCGGCGAAAACATTAGCAATGGTTCATAATAAGCCATTTTTAGGAATTCATCATTTGGAGGGTCATATTTACGCTTCTTATCTGGGTGAACCGAGTCTCAAACCACCATTTTTGTGTTTATTGGTTTCAGGGGGGCATACTAGCTTAATTCACGTCATCAAAAGCGGAGTTTACAAAACCATTGGCTCAACCCGTGACGATGCGGCAGGGGAAGCCTTTGATAAAGTGGCACGATTACTCAACCTTAGCTATCCCGGAGGTCCTATTATCGATAAGTTAGCAAAGGAAGGAAATCCCCATGCTTTTAAATTGCCAGAAGGAAAAGTATCTCTACCGAATAATCAGGGTTATCACCCCTATGACAGTAGTTTTAGCGGTCTAAAAACAGCTATGTTAAGACTTATTCAAGGTTTACAAAAAGAAAATCTCGATTCTTTACCTGTAGCGGATTTATGTGCTAGTTTTCAATATACCGTTGCTCAGGCATTGACAAAAAGGGCAATTAGAGCTTGTTTAGACCTCAATTTGGATACCATTGCCGTAGGGGGTGGAGTGGCGGCAAATAGTGCCTTAAGAAATACCTTACAAGCAGAAGCTCAAAATCATAATCTTCAAGTCTTCTTTCCTCCTCTGAAATACTGTACCGATAATGGAGCGATGATTGCTTGTGCTGGAGAAGAACATTTTATTAATAAGATGCGATCGCCTCTTAGTTTGGGGGTATCATCGAGAATGAACCTTGAAAATATAGAACAACTCTACAGTGTCAATTAA